A DNA window from Candidatus Neptunochlamydia vexilliferae contains the following coding sequences:
- a CDS encoding 1-deoxy-D-xylulose-5-phosphate synthase: protein MTPILDTLTHPQQLKEFSHGELKRLAEEIRVRVMDVLSVTGGHLSSNLGIVELTIALHRVFNSPEDKFIFDVGHQSYIHKLLTGRNPLFPTIRQTDGLSGFVHPPESPHDHFFTGHAGNALSLALGMAKNRDLRGQEETILPILGDAALTCGLTLEAMNNIPRKTKKFLVVLNDNAMSISKNVGAITGILSRFFNSPTANNIYEELTEIVSKIPGYGETLAKQGNKMKESMKNLISTAPFFEQFGLSYVGPIDGHDIKKLVDTFEALKEVEHPTLVHVLTVKGQGMQNAINNPTPYHGAKPFNRVTGEFLPPKSSTPSFPKVFGSHLLKMADEDPNIVAITPAMPVGSCLDPFMKKYPERCIDVGIAEGHSLTYAGGIAREGKLKVVTSVYSSFLQRAFDSVYHDICVQNSPVVIAIDRAGLATGDGVTAQGLYDISYLGSMPNMVIAQPRNGHVLKELFESAFDWRSPAAIRYPNLPTDEDVKPLYKRQVGKGEVLAEGKDVVILSLGHLDQVALKTRELLAEEGISAAVIDPVFIKPLDKELLLRYFQEAEMVVTIEEHALQGGLGSMINTFILQNELSHLRVKNFGIPDQLIEHGKHSDLLERYGITPENIAKALNVQVAS, encoded by the coding sequence ATGACACCTATCCTTGACACCCTCACCCATCCTCAGCAGCTTAAAGAATTCTCCCATGGGGAACTTAAAAGGCTTGCCGAAGAGATCCGCGTTCGCGTCATGGATGTCTTGTCGGTCACAGGAGGACACCTCTCTTCGAACTTAGGGATCGTCGAGCTGACCATCGCCCTCCACCGGGTCTTTAACTCCCCTGAAGATAAATTCATCTTCGATGTCGGCCACCAGTCCTATATCCATAAGCTATTAACGGGACGTAACCCCCTCTTTCCCACCATCAGGCAGACCGATGGCCTTTCAGGATTTGTCCACCCCCCCGAATCTCCCCACGACCACTTCTTTACCGGTCATGCGGGCAATGCCCTTTCGCTTGCTCTGGGAATGGCAAAAAACCGGGACCTTAGAGGACAAGAAGAGACGATCCTCCCCATCCTCGGCGATGCAGCGCTCACCTGCGGCCTCACCTTAGAGGCGATGAACAATATCCCCCGCAAGACGAAAAAATTTCTCGTTGTCCTCAATGACAATGCGATGTCGATCTCCAAAAATGTCGGGGCAATCACCGGGATCCTCAGCCGCTTTTTCAATAGCCCCACCGCCAATAATATCTACGAAGAGCTCACCGAAATTGTTTCGAAGATTCCGGGGTATGGAGAAACCCTGGCTAAACAGGGAAATAAGATGAAAGAGTCGATGAAAAACCTCATCAGCACCGCCCCTTTCTTTGAACAGTTTGGCCTCTCCTATGTCGGCCCGATCGACGGACACGACATCAAGAAGCTGGTTGACACCTTCGAAGCCCTTAAAGAGGTGGAACATCCTACCCTTGTCCATGTCCTCACGGTCAAAGGGCAAGGGATGCAAAATGCGATTAACAACCCCACCCCTTACCATGGTGCCAAGCCCTTTAACCGGGTGACCGGAGAGTTCCTTCCCCCGAAAAGCTCCACCCCCTCCTTCCCCAAGGTTTTTGGGAGCCACCTCCTAAAAATGGCCGATGAAGATCCGAATATTGTTGCCATTACCCCCGCGATGCCGGTCGGTTCTTGTCTCGACCCCTTCATGAAAAAATATCCTGAAAGGTGTATCGATGTCGGAATTGCCGAAGGGCACTCCCTCACCTACGCCGGCGGAATCGCCCGGGAAGGAAAACTCAAAGTGGTCACCTCCGTCTACTCCTCCTTCTTGCAGCGGGCATTCGATAGCGTCTACCACGACATCTGCGTCCAAAACTCCCCTGTCGTCATCGCCATCGACCGCGCCGGCCTTGCCACAGGCGACGGAGTGACTGCCCAAGGACTTTATGACATCTCCTACTTGGGTAGCATGCCCAATATGGTGATCGCCCAACCTAGAAATGGCCACGTTCTCAAAGAACTTTTCGAAAGCGCTTTCGACTGGAGGTCCCCCGCAGCCATCCGTTATCCCAATCTCCCAACAGATGAAGATGTAAAGCCGCTTTACAAACGTCAAGTTGGTAAAGGAGAAGTCCTCGCAGAAGGGAAAGACGTGGTCATTCTCTCGCTAGGACATCTAGATCAGGTGGCCTTAAAAACGCGCGAACTTCTTGCTGAGGAAGGGATTTCTGCAGCGGTCATCGACCCCGTCTTTATCAAGCCCCTTGACAAAGAGCTCCTTCTCCGTTACTTCCAAGAGGCAGAGATGGTCGTGACCATCGAGGAACATGCACTGCAGGGAGGACTTGGCTCAATGAT
- the xseB gene encoding exodeoxyribonuclease VII small subunit, with protein MEFEKAYERLEQILGELNSGETPLEKSLALYEEANKLITLCSSKLSQAEQKIETLIKGRGETPQTAPFAAANDTYP; from the coding sequence ATGGAGTTTGAAAAGGCCTACGAAAGACTGGAACAGATCTTAGGAGAACTAAATAGCGGCGAAACGCCCCTTGAAAAATCGCTTGCGCTATATGAGGAGGCGAACAAACTCATCACCCTTTGTTCGTCAAAACTAAGCCAGGCGGAGCAAAAAATTGAAACCTTGATCAAAGGACGAGGAGAAACCCCTCAGACAGCCCCCTTTGCCGCCGCCAATGACACCTATCCTTGA
- the xseA gene encoding exodeoxyribonuclease VII large subunit: MTKTLTVTELTLAIKRELEPRFAQLQVQGEVTNLRQQASGHLYFSLKDRDAQISAVLFRGNAQRVARLPKAGDQVIVRGELSLYAPRGSYQIIVRELEHAGVGELLLKFHQLKEELKRRGWFAPEHKKLLPKYPKTIGVVTSPTGSVIQDILHVLKRRFPHFHLILNPVRVQGAEAAKEIAAAIKEFNAHHLVDLMIVGRGGGSLEDLWPFNEEVVAEAIFHSKIPVISAVGHETDTTLADFVADVRAPTPSAAAEISVREYSAQIDFLKGAAAQLDQFLKRHIAHKKELVAGAKRHPLLASPYGVLKEHIQRVDDFSTRIDQAIRYRVGQEKLRLTAASRAIEGKKPTAQLIHLKEKLGRFQEGVGVAMAHLLRRKKERLAQLIGHLDAVNPETVLKKGYCIPFAEKTNSVMLSSNAIEKGERISLRFHDGSIKTRVEEINGV, translated from the coding sequence ATGACGAAGACTCTAACGGTCACAGAACTCACCTTGGCGATTAAGCGGGAGCTGGAGCCCCGCTTTGCTCAGCTGCAGGTGCAAGGAGAAGTAACCAACCTCAGGCAGCAGGCCTCGGGCCACCTCTACTTCAGCCTCAAGGATCGGGATGCCCAGATCTCGGCGGTCCTTTTCCGCGGCAATGCACAGCGGGTCGCCCGCCTCCCTAAGGCAGGCGACCAGGTGATCGTCCGAGGAGAGCTGAGCCTCTACGCCCCACGAGGAAGCTACCAGATCATCGTCCGGGAGCTGGAACATGCGGGGGTAGGCGAGCTCCTGCTAAAATTCCACCAGCTCAAGGAGGAGCTTAAGAGACGGGGATGGTTCGCCCCCGAGCATAAAAAGCTTTTACCGAAGTATCCAAAGACAATTGGGGTCGTGACGAGTCCTACGGGGTCAGTCATCCAAGACATTTTGCATGTGCTGAAACGGCGCTTCCCCCACTTCCACCTGATTTTAAATCCTGTCCGGGTTCAGGGAGCAGAAGCGGCAAAAGAGATTGCAGCGGCGATTAAAGAATTTAATGCGCACCACCTCGTCGATCTGATGATTGTGGGACGGGGCGGCGGTAGCTTGGAGGACCTTTGGCCCTTCAACGAGGAGGTTGTGGCAGAGGCAATTTTCCACTCAAAGATCCCGGTCATTTCAGCGGTGGGGCATGAGACCGATACAACGCTGGCCGACTTTGTCGCCGATGTGCGCGCCCCCACTCCATCAGCTGCTGCGGAGATTTCTGTTCGGGAATACAGCGCCCAGATCGACTTTTTAAAAGGGGCAGCGGCGCAGCTCGACCAGTTTTTAAAACGGCACATCGCCCACAAAAAAGAGCTGGTAGCCGGGGCAAAGCGCCATCCCTTACTCGCCTCCCCCTATGGGGTTTTAAAAGAGCATATCCAGCGGGTGGACGACTTTTCAACCCGGATCGATCAGGCGATCCGCTATAGGGTGGGACAGGAAAAACTTCGCTTAACAGCTGCGAGTCGGGCGATTGAAGGGAAAAAACCGACGGCGCAGCTCATCCATCTTAAGGAAAAATTAGGCCGTTTTCAGGAGGGGGTTGGGGTGGCAATGGCTCACCTCCTAAGGCGAAAAAAAGAGCGCCTCGCCCAGCTTATAGGCCACCTCGATGCGGTCAACCCAGAGACAGTCTTAAAAAAGGGGTATTGCATTCCCTTTGCGGAAAAAACAAATTCGGTTATGCTGTCATCCAATGCCATAGAGAAAGGTGAGAGAATTTCTCTCCGCTTCCATGATGGAAGTATCAAAACACGAGTTGAGGAGATCAATGGAGTTTGA
- the tpiA gene encoding triose-phosphate isomerase: MRQQFLVGNWKMHMGTKETAEFVAALLPQIGETTTFIGIAPPFTSIEVAAKSAEGSYLQVGAQNMSEYPHGAYTGEISSAMVKECGATFVLVGHSERRAIFHEDHATIHRKVKWAIKEELLPILCIGETQEQRDKEMTREVLAEQLGKALEGFSGGDLGNLAVAYEPVWAIGTGKTATPDIAQETHHLIRTFVREKWGDEVADRLPLLYGGSVKPDNIKALMAEPDIDGALVGGASLKVESFAQLIKEI, encoded by the coding sequence ATGAGACAACAATTTCTCGTTGGAAACTGGAAGATGCACATGGGGACAAAGGAGACGGCTGAGTTTGTGGCTGCCCTCCTCCCTCAGATTGGAGAAACCACCACGTTTATTGGGATTGCTCCTCCTTTCACCTCGATAGAGGTGGCGGCGAAGAGTGCTGAAGGGAGCTACCTCCAGGTGGGAGCGCAGAATATGAGCGAATATCCCCACGGCGCTTATACGGGAGAGATTTCGTCGGCGATGGTTAAGGAGTGTGGTGCCACCTTTGTATTGGTGGGGCACTCGGAGCGGCGGGCCATTTTTCACGAGGATCATGCAACCATTCACCGGAAGGTGAAGTGGGCGATTAAGGAAGAGCTTTTGCCGATTCTCTGTATTGGGGAAACCCAGGAGCAACGGGACAAAGAGATGACGCGGGAGGTTCTTGCCGAGCAGCTCGGGAAGGCCCTTGAGGGATTTTCGGGAGGGGATCTAGGGAATCTTGCCGTTGCTTATGAGCCGGTATGGGCGATCGGAACGGGAAAGACAGCGACTCCAGACATCGCGCAGGAAACCCATCACCTGATCCGCACCTTCGTCCGGGAAAAATGGGGCGATGAGGTGGCTGACCGCTTGCCTCTTCTCTATGGAGGATCGGTCAAACCTGACAACATCAAGGCTCTTATGGCAGAGCCCGATATCGACGGGGCCTTAGTGGGGGGCGCTTCCCTCAAGGTCGAGTCATTTGCACAACTTATCAAGGAAATATGA
- the secG gene encoding preprotein translocase subunit SecG, which translates to MSVLFYIFLFLFVGLCTLLCFVILIQESKSLGLGASFGGDASDSLFGTSTAAVLKKFTAYLAGFFLLVCLVLSIWSSSIGRSAAKAPMGVTIEEGP; encoded by the coding sequence ATGAGCGTACTTTTTTACATCTTTTTATTTTTATTCGTGGGACTTTGCACCCTCCTTTGCTTTGTGATCTTGATTCAAGAGAGCAAGAGCTTGGGGCTGGGCGCCTCTTTTGGAGGAGATGCAAGCGATTCCCTTTTTGGAACGTCGACAGCGGCGGTCCTGAAGAAGTTTACCGCCTACCTTGCGGGATTTTTTCTTCTGGTTTGCCTCGTTCTCTCTATATGGTCGTCGTCTATCGGGCGCTCTGCTGCCAAAGCTCCCATGGGTGTAACCATTGAAGAGGGTCCATGA
- the def gene encoding peptide deformylase: MIRDLVYYGHPALRTKCTEITEITEDMRQLAQDLIETALEKDGAGLAAPQIGYTVRMFVSRYDNGADAEGWPILCPPKIYINPKLSNPSKEMDTHGEGCLSIPGLYEKVTRPLEIDVEWMDLDGNIQTERATGWRARNLMHENDHLNGVLHIDRIHPNRRKKIDPALRKLKKKYNP; this comes from the coding sequence ATGATTCGCGATCTTGTCTACTACGGCCATCCTGCTCTTCGGACTAAGTGCACCGAGATCACTGAGATCACCGAAGATATGCGTCAGCTGGCCCAAGACCTGATCGAGACCGCTCTAGAAAAAGATGGGGCAGGTCTTGCGGCTCCTCAGATCGGCTACACCGTGCGGATGTTTGTCTCCCGTTATGACAATGGAGCTGACGCCGAAGGGTGGCCGATCCTCTGCCCTCCTAAGATCTACATCAACCCCAAACTCTCGAACCCCTCCAAGGAGATGGATACCCATGGAGAGGGGTGCCTTTCGATTCCTGGCCTTTATGAAAAGGTGACCCGTCCTTTAGAGATTGATGTGGAGTGGATGGACCTTGATGGGAATATCCAGACTGAGCGAGCGACGGGCTGGAGGGCCCGGAACCTGATGCATGAGAATGATCACCTCAATGGAGTTCTCCATATCGATCGGATCCACCCCAACCGGCGGAAAAAGATCGATCCTGCCCTCCGCAAACTTAAGAAAAAATATAATCCTTAA
- a CDS encoding HigA family addiction module antitoxin — protein sequence MKRKRKPTHPGKILDELYIKPLDLNLQKLADRLLIARNTLFKIRTGRASVTPAIAIALSEAFDTTPQLWLNLQQTYDLWVEETEYEHDFIQPILKNGKFISIKENDEMTRKIPA from the coding sequence ATGAAGCGGAAAAGAAAACCAACTCATCCAGGAAAAATCTTGGATGAACTTTATATTAAGCCTCTTGATCTTAATTTGCAGAAGCTTGCAGATAGGTTGTTGATTGCACGGAATACATTATTTAAGATTAGGACTGGTAGAGCAAGTGTAACTCCTGCAATAGCAATTGCTTTATCAGAAGCCTTTGATACGACTCCTCAACTTTGGCTTAATTTGCAGCAAACTTATGACTTATGGGTAGAAGAAACAGAGTACGAACACGATTTTATCCAACCAATTCTTAAAAATGGTAAGTTCATTTCAATCAAAGAAAATGATGAAATGACCCGAAAAATCCCTGCATAA
- a CDS encoding type II toxin-antitoxin system RelE/ParE family toxin produces the protein MAIKKFKHKGLKKFFESGIKAGIQAAHAAKIELILDLLDAAQEAKDMNFPGSNFHPLKGDLKGFFSVHVNGNWTIIFRFEKGDAHDVNLIDYH, from the coding sequence ATGGCAATTAAGAAATTCAAGCACAAGGGACTGAAAAAGTTTTTTGAGTCTGGCATTAAGGCCGGTATTCAGGCAGCACATGCAGCTAAAATCGAACTTATTCTAGACCTTCTTGATGCAGCCCAGGAAGCTAAGGATATGAATTTTCCCGGGTCAAATTTTCACCCTTTAAAGGGTGACTTAAAAGGTTTTTTCTCTGTTCATGTGAACGGGAATTGGACAATAATATTTCGCTTTGAAAAAGGCGATGCACATGATGTAAATTTAATCGACTACCATTAG
- a CDS encoding HEAT repeat domain-containing protein — protein MKRFFFLIILTVSSLWGAASKHQVLYLMQAGEIERGLALYEAWVKENKKHDFTILEQMGHILISQGARSNDEESQLLSMYGLGTAGSQEGMELYEMGIASQNPVIQMATIQFLSRLQDDLVEDLLFKAFSSPYLLVRMESAYALAMRRSEKVTGMIDSLMHKLPPYMHVYFPELFAMIGTADAAGVLKRLVGHRYLSVRIASILSAARYGRDDFLSEIRAAATHADQAEQETCAAALGYLKDSHSIPLLKKLAQSPHSNVKLAACRSLEKLGEITYRETIMKSALEKNPLAIPLLVDMPNTDRLLSTLLSDYNFHVRANAALALLKKRQSNAIPTLLNILIKDEKDLGFQPVYSLGHALMTWKVIPSATQYSKKIQQDISAITLALREQILQDALELPEEDFLTIAREIFNKKENDLIPMLIHLLENLSTKGAIALLQEESRRAGAPFIRTYCHLVLYRMRVEGPHKETLYRWLEQERDHELFQFREMLAWTDRKEAAGSFILTPKETSRLLIEIYETLAESHEKEGIDLLLRAIHRGNKKNRFALAGLLLKAIQ, from the coding sequence ATGAAGCGATTCTTTTTTTTAATCATTCTGACTGTCTCCTCCTTATGGGGAGCGGCTTCCAAGCACCAGGTCCTCTACCTCATGCAGGCTGGAGAGATCGAGCGGGGGCTCGCCCTTTATGAGGCATGGGTCAAGGAAAATAAGAAACATGACTTCACCATTTTGGAGCAGATGGGCCATATCCTCATCTCTCAAGGAGCCCGAAGCAATGATGAGGAAAGCCAACTCCTCAGCATGTATGGGCTAGGAACCGCCGGTTCCCAGGAAGGGATGGAGCTCTATGAGATGGGGATTGCCAGCCAAAACCCCGTCATCCAAATGGCAACGATTCAGTTCCTAAGCCGCCTTCAAGATGATCTGGTTGAAGACCTCCTTTTTAAAGCGTTCTCCTCCCCTTATCTTCTAGTTCGGATGGAGTCAGCATATGCCTTAGCGATGCGCCGCTCTGAAAAAGTGACGGGGATGATCGACTCCCTCATGCACAAGCTTCCCCCCTATATGCACGTCTACTTTCCTGAGCTTTTTGCGATGATTGGAACGGCCGATGCCGCAGGGGTTCTCAAGCGGCTGGTGGGGCACCGCTACTTAAGTGTCCGCATTGCCTCGATCCTTTCTGCAGCGCGCTATGGGCGGGATGACTTTTTAAGTGAGATCCGCGCCGCTGCAACCCATGCCGATCAAGCAGAGCAAGAGACCTGCGCCGCAGCTTTAGGGTATCTCAAAGATTCTCACTCGATTCCCCTTTTAAAAAAATTGGCGCAGTCCCCCCATTCCAATGTGAAACTTGCCGCCTGTCGCTCCCTTGAAAAGCTTGGGGAGATCACCTACCGCGAAACGATTATGAAAAGCGCCTTAGAGAAAAATCCCCTTGCCATTCCCCTCCTTGTCGATATGCCCAATACCGACCGTCTTTTAAGTACCCTCCTTTCCGATTATAACTTCCATGTCCGAGCAAATGCCGCCCTTGCGCTACTCAAGAAGCGACAATCGAACGCGATTCCCACCCTTTTAAATATCCTCATCAAGGATGAGAAAGATCTCGGTTTTCAGCCCGTCTACTCTCTAGGCCATGCGCTGATGACCTGGAAAGTGATTCCCTCAGCAACTCAATACTCCAAAAAGATCCAGCAAGACATTTCTGCGATCACCCTGGCCCTGCGAGAGCAAATTCTCCAAGATGCCCTAGAGCTTCCCGAAGAAGATTTTCTAACCATTGCCCGGGAGATCTTTAATAAAAAAGAAAACGATCTCATCCCCATGTTGATCCACCTTCTGGAAAACCTGAGCACCAAAGGGGCCATTGCCCTTCTTCAGGAGGAGTCGCGCCGCGCTGGAGCCCCCTTCATCCGCACCTACTGCCACCTGGTTCTCTACCGAATGAGAGTCGAAGGACCTCACAAAGAGACCCTCTACAGATGGCTTGAACAGGAGCGGGACCATGAGCTTTTCCAGTTTCGGGAGATGCTCGCTTGGACCGACCGGAAGGAAGCCGCAGGCTCTTTTATTCTCACTCCAAAGGAGACCTCCCGCCTTCTCATCGAGATTTACGAGACCCTTGCCGAGAGTCACGAAAAAGAAGGGATCGATCTTCTCCTCCGAGCGATTCATCGGGGAAACAAAAAAAACCGGTTTGCCCTTGCGGGCCTTTTGCTTAAGGCTATTCAGTAA
- a CDS encoding DUF3604 domain-containing protein gives MRRSISYAEPKTALAGEKKTWKFIYAPANDLPKGARLKFDLGSKGRNFDWEIPQSNLKSKKNLIWMETPNKKSLAATEVATPESSLPQFEFTLPGDVKAGEEIAIFLGTPEETGIEKKGNRAQSHTFRRRPFNLYVDPKGKGEYKEHETFHVDVKGGQLHSIRIIVPSVVNKNQRFDVIVRFEDEFGNLTGHAPEGTLIEFSYEQLRENISWKLFVPETGFINLPNLYFNEPGVYKIQLKNLSTDEVFLSAPIKCFSDTSRQLYWGNFHGELVLHDAKENIESCLRHIRDDEALQFFGTSSFESEEETSADIWKGIGAHVSEFNEDDRFTTFLGLQWTGTPGEEGLRQIVYLKDSKPLLRKKESKASHLKKIYKSHTPKDFVSIPIFTMGSETLYDFENFNPEYEKVVEIYNAWGSSECTKAEGNPRPIASKSKKGIKEKADGSIRKALNKNYRFGFVAGGLDDRGVFKGLFDEAQAQYSPGLTAILAANHSRDGLVQALDKKSCYATTGPRILAGLEIAGHPMGSELNTKAKPGLAYNRHITGYAVGIAPIKEILIIRNGKPFHTLTPKGETFDFAFDDDELLEKITLKSKDDRPPFVYYYMRVMQADGHLAWTSPIWVDLGAPSAPEKKKGK, from the coding sequence ATGCGCCGTTCAATCAGTTACGCCGAACCAAAAACCGCCCTTGCAGGGGAGAAAAAAACGTGGAAATTCATCTACGCCCCCGCAAACGACCTTCCAAAAGGAGCCCGCCTCAAATTCGACCTAGGCTCCAAAGGGCGCAACTTCGACTGGGAAATCCCCCAGTCAAACCTCAAAAGCAAAAAAAATCTGATTTGGATGGAAACGCCCAATAAAAAGTCTCTGGCGGCAACCGAAGTAGCAACACCCGAATCTTCTCTTCCTCAGTTCGAGTTCACCCTCCCCGGCGATGTCAAAGCGGGTGAGGAGATCGCCATCTTCCTTGGAACCCCTGAAGAGACCGGTATTGAAAAAAAAGGGAACCGCGCGCAGTCCCACACCTTCCGCCGCCGCCCCTTTAACCTCTATGTCGACCCCAAGGGGAAAGGAGAATACAAAGAGCATGAAACCTTCCATGTCGATGTGAAGGGAGGGCAGCTCCACTCAATCCGGATCATCGTTCCCTCTGTCGTCAATAAAAACCAGCGGTTCGATGTAATCGTCCGCTTTGAGGATGAGTTTGGAAACCTCACCGGGCATGCTCCAGAAGGCACCCTCATCGAATTTTCCTACGAGCAACTGAGAGAAAATATCAGCTGGAAACTGTTTGTCCCCGAAACAGGATTTATCAACCTCCCCAACCTCTACTTTAACGAGCCGGGGGTCTACAAGATCCAGCTAAAAAACCTTTCTACGGATGAAGTTTTCCTATCGGCCCCGATTAAGTGTTTTTCCGATACCAGTCGCCAACTCTACTGGGGAAATTTTCATGGGGAATTGGTCCTCCACGACGCGAAGGAAAATATCGAGTCCTGTCTGCGTCACATCCGTGATGATGAGGCCCTCCAATTCTTTGGAACCTCATCCTTTGAAAGTGAGGAAGAGACCTCTGCCGATATCTGGAAAGGGATCGGCGCTCACGTTTCTGAGTTTAACGAAGATGACCGGTTCACCACTTTCCTCGGTCTCCAATGGACCGGAACGCCAGGAGAAGAGGGGCTCCGCCAAATCGTCTACCTTAAAGACTCGAAACCCCTCCTGCGGAAAAAAGAGAGTAAAGCAAGCCACCTGAAAAAAATCTATAAAAGTCACACCCCAAAAGATTTCGTTTCTATCCCCATCTTTACCATGGGATCGGAAACCCTTTACGACTTTGAAAACTTTAATCCCGAATATGAAAAAGTAGTCGAGATCTACAACGCTTGGGGCTCCTCCGAATGTACCAAAGCTGAAGGAAACCCTCGCCCCATCGCTTCTAAGTCAAAGAAAGGAATCAAGGAAAAGGCTGACGGATCGATTCGAAAAGCGCTTAACAAAAACTACCGCTTTGGCTTCGTCGCTGGCGGCCTTGACGATCGTGGAGTTTTCAAAGGACTTTTCGATGAGGCCCAGGCCCAATACTCCCCAGGCCTGACCGCTATTCTTGCCGCAAATCACTCCCGCGATGGACTCGTCCAAGCGCTCGATAAAAAATCGTGCTACGCAACGACCGGCCCCCGCATATTGGCAGGCCTTGAAATTGCTGGACACCCCATGGGATCAGAGCTCAATACCAAGGCAAAGCCCGGCCTTGCCTATAACCGCCACATCACCGGCTATGCTGTCGGTATTGCCCCGATCAAGGAGATCCTTATCATCCGGAATGGAAAACCGTTCCACACCCTCACCCCTAAAGGGGAGACCTTCGATTTTGCCTTTGATGATGACGAGCTCCTTGAGAAGATTACCCTAAAATCAAAGGATGACCGTCCTCCTTTTGTCTACTACTATATGCGCGTGATGCAAGCCGATGGCCACCTTGCGTGGACCTCCCCGATTTGGGTTGATCTTGGCGCTCCATCAGCCCCTGAAAAGAAGAAAGGCAAGTGA